Proteins co-encoded in one Conger conger chromosome 4, fConCon1.1, whole genome shotgun sequence genomic window:
- the LOC133126069 gene encoding myelin-associated neurite-outgrowth inhibitor-like, translating into MNPAYSPTPSGVPFANPKGIGYPAGFPVGYAAAAPAYSPNMYPGANTAFPTGYTPGTPYKMSCSPSTGAVPPYSSSPNPYQAAVYPVRSSYPQQNPYAQQGAYYTQPLYAAPPHVIHHTTVVQPNGMPAAMFAPQIPQPRANGVAMGMVAGATMAMSAGTLLTTHSPTQVAPHPVTIPSYRPPGTPAYSYVPSQW; encoded by the exons ATGAACCCTGCATATAGCCCCACTCCATCAGGGGTCCCTTTTGCTAACCCAAAGGGAATAGGCTATCCAG CGGGTTTTCCCGTTGGCTATGCGGCTGCTGCACCTGCATACTCCCCTAACATGTACCCTGGAGCCAACACGGCCTTTCCCACAG GTTACACTCCAGGCACACCATACAAAATGTCGTGCTCTCCTAGCACTGGTGCTGTCCCACCCTACTCCTCATCCCCAAATCCTTACCAGGCAGCTGTGTACCCCGTGAGAAGCTCATACCCCCAGCAGAACCCCTATGCTCAG CAAGGGGCTTACTACACACAGCCGCTGTACGCGGCTCCCCCCCACGTCATCCACCACACCACTGTGGTGCAGCCCAATGGGATGCCAGCGGCCATGTTCGCTCCCCAGATTCCCCAGCCTCGTGCCAACGGTGTCGCCATGGGAATGGTAGCCGGGGCTACCATGGCGATGTCAGCTG GGACATTGTTGACGACCCACTCTCCGACTCAAGTGGCCCCTCACCCAGTCACAATCCCCTCGTACAGACCCCCTGGCACGCCAGCCTACAGCTACGTGCCCTCTCAGTGGTGA
- the fbxo45 gene encoding F-box/SPRY domain-containing protein 1, which produces MSGAAAGGASSCIGAATASGSAVGSPAVGAGGVGGVAGRLPSRVLEHIFSYLELPDLMRCSLVSWHWNSCLADENSEVWRSLCARSLSEEALRSDILCNLPTYKGKLKSYQHALSSHDCSRNVYVKKNGFTLHRNPIAQSTDGARGKIGFSEGRHAWEIWWEGPLGTVAVIGIATKRAAMQCQGYVALLGSDDQSWGWNLVDNNLLHNGEVNGNFPQCNNAPKYQIGERIRVILDMEDKTLAFERGFEFLGVAFRGLPKGCLFPAVSAVYGNTEVTMVYLGKPLDG; this is translated from the exons ATGTCTGGTGCGGCCGCTGGTGGGGCGTCTTCATGCATCGGAGCAGCGACTGCAAGTGGTAGCGCCGTCGGATCTCCTGCAGTTGGAGCTGGTGGAGTCGGGGGGGTAGCCGGCAGACTACCCAGTCGGGTTTTAGAGCATATCTTTTCATATTTGGAATTGCCTGATCTTATGCGATGCTCCTTAGTTTCCTGGCACTGGAACAGCTGTCTCGCCGATGAAAACAGCGAGGTCTGGAGGAGCCTCTGCGCCCGTTCACTGAGCGAAGAGGCACTGCGCTCCGATATTCTTTGCAACCTGCCCACCTACAAGGGAAAG CTGAAGTCCTACCAACATGCCCTGAGCTCCCACGACTGCTCACGCAATGTATATGTGAAGAAAAATGGCTTCACCTTACACCGCAACCCCATTGCCCAGAGCACCGATGGTGCCCGTGGAAAGATAGGCTTTTCAGAGGGCAGGCACGCGTGGGAGATCTGGTGGGAGGGTCCTCTTGGAACTGTGGCAGTCATTGGCATAGCCACTAAGCGGGCAGCCATGCAGTGCCAGGGCTATGTGGCACTCCTGGGCAGTGATGATCAGAGCTGGGGATGGAATCTGGTGGACAACAACCTGCTTCACAATGGAGAGGTCAATGGGAACTTCCCTCAGTGCAACAATGCACCCAAATATCAG atTGGAGAGAGAATACGTGTCATTCTAGACATGGAGGACAAGACATTGGCTTTCGAGAGAGGGTTTGAGTTTCTCGGAGTGGCCTTCCGAGGGCTACCGAAAGGTTGTCTCTTCCCTGCTGTTTCAGCTGTTTACGGGAACACTGAAGTGACAATGGTTTATCTGGGGAAACCACTGGATGGTTAA